In Saccharicrinis carchari, a single window of DNA contains:
- a CDS encoding MgtC/SapB family protein: MTTTDFILRLLAAMGAGLIIGFERQWQHKSAGLRTNTLVATGAALFVLLSINLTQYGGDSTRIIGQVVTGIGFLGAGIIFKEGSNVRGLTTAATVWCSAAIGSVAAGGYYWETLIGVVAVISINLLLNPLGLWLSKRK, translated from the coding sequence ATGACAACAACGGATTTTATATTACGACTTTTAGCTGCTATGGGCGCCGGATTGATTATTGGTTTTGAACGGCAATGGCAGCATAAATCTGCCGGATTACGCACCAACACATTGGTGGCAACAGGTGCGGCATTATTTGTTTTATTAAGCATAAATTTAACCCAGTATGGCGGGGACTCGACGCGCATCATTGGTCAGGTGGTTACGGGAATCGGATTTTTAGGTGCCGGTATTATATTTAAAGAAGGAAGTAATGTGCGTGGACTCACTACTGCAGCTACCGTATGGTGCAGTGCGGCAATCGGTAGTGTTGCCGCCGGGGGGTACTATTGGGAAACATTGATTGGTGTAGTGGCTGTTATCTCTATTAACCTTTTGCTCAACCCCCTGGGCCTGTGGTTATCTAAACGAAAATAA
- a CDS encoding MarC family protein — protein MNELFSFGLLAFASFFTLINPLSSMPVFMTMTAELDQKDRVKTAKKAVLVAFVVIIIFAFTGQLLFKFFGISVNSFRIVGGVIFFIMGMDMLQARLGRVKIKDSEIKAYVADISITPLAIPMICGPGAITNAIVLMEDATTPTLKAVLIFTIILIMGVTYLIYYSGSRIIKFLGETGNNVMMRLMGLILMVIAVEFFFSGLKPIVLDIMN, from the coding sequence ATGAACGAATTATTTAGCTTTGGGCTTTTAGCTTTTGCCTCATTTTTTACCCTGATTAATCCCTTGAGTTCGATGCCTGTTTTTATGACCATGACGGCAGAGCTGGATCAAAAAGATAGGGTAAAAACTGCTAAAAAGGCGGTGCTGGTTGCTTTTGTAGTAATTATTATATTTGCTTTTACAGGGCAGTTGTTGTTTAAGTTTTTTGGTATCTCGGTTAATAGTTTCCGTATTGTGGGAGGCGTTATATTTTTTATAATGGGGATGGATATGCTTCAGGCTCGTTTGGGAAGAGTAAAAATAAAAGATTCCGAAATTAAAGCCTATGTAGCTGATATCTCCATTACCCCTTTGGCCATTCCTATGATTTGTGGCCCCGGTGCCATTACCAATGCCATTGTTTTAATGGAAGATGCCACTACCCCCACACTTAAGGCGGTACTTATATTTACTATAATATTGATAATGGGGGTAACCTACCTAATCTATTATAGTGGTTCGCGTATTATCAAGTTTCTGGGCGAAACGGGTAATAATGTAATGATGCGTTTGATGGGCCTTATTTTGATGGTAATTGCCGTGGAGTTCTTTTTCAGCGGACTGAAACCTATTGTGCTGGATATAATGAATTAG
- the nrfD gene encoding NrfD/PsrC family molybdoenzyme membrane anchor subunit, protein MDLLKSKTPAVINEELLANVNWSTPSKIWLGSLFAILAACLFYYYLQLRDGLGVTGLSDFVSWGIYISNFVFFVAASLIGMLISSVMGLLGVKWIKPIARISEIIAVAFAMVAGLVIITDMGRPDRLHHVFMYGRIQSPIVWDIAVVMTYVTLSLLLLYLPLIPDMNLCEKNTSGLPRIQRKLYKILSLGWADKPEQFKLVKKYMRLLMVLIIPVALAIHTVTSWLFAMTLRAGWDSPIFGPYFVSGAFVAGCAAVIIAMYFYQKSFKLHHYITDVHFDKMGKLLVLVSLVYVYFNINEVIVPAYKFKGGDAEHLKSMLYGHDALLYWIVQVGGLIIPFVLLLLPAMRKPLPATIISVAVLAGAWFKRYLIVVPVQQHPYFPIQNVPEKFMHYSPTMPEIAITVGSFVLVLIIMTLLSKLFPVVPIWEMKEEIEQESGSKLSNN, encoded by the coding sequence ATGGATCTGTTAAAATCAAAAACGCCGGCTGTTATCAATGAGGAGTTGCTGGCCAATGTAAACTGGAGCACGCCTTCAAAAATATGGCTCGGATCGTTATTTGCCATCCTCGCCGCCTGCTTGTTTTATTATTACCTGCAACTCCGCGATGGTTTAGGGGTCACCGGTCTAAGTGATTTTGTTTCGTGGGGTATATACATCTCAAACTTTGTATTTTTTGTAGCCGCCAGCCTCATCGGCATGCTCATCAGTTCGGTTATGGGCTTGCTGGGCGTTAAATGGATCAAACCCATTGCACGTATCTCCGAAATCATTGCCGTGGCATTTGCCATGGTGGCCGGACTGGTAATTATTACAGATATGGGCCGGCCCGACAGGCTGCATCATGTTTTTATGTATGGCCGCATACAATCGCCTATTGTTTGGGATATTGCCGTGGTAATGACTTATGTAACCCTAAGCCTCTTGCTGCTCTATTTGCCCCTTATCCCGGATATGAATTTATGCGAAAAAAACACATCAGGTCTTCCCCGCATACAACGCAAACTGTACAAAATACTCTCTTTGGGCTGGGCCGATAAACCGGAACAATTCAAACTGGTAAAAAAATATATGCGCCTGCTCATGGTGCTCATCATTCCGGTTGCCCTTGCCATACATACCGTTACCTCATGGCTTTTTGCCATGACGCTGAGGGCGGGATGGGATTCGCCAATTTTTGGACCGTACTTTGTTTCCGGGGCTTTTGTAGCCGGTTGCGCCGCCGTAATTATCGCCATGTACTTTTATCAAAAAAGCTTTAAACTACACCATTATATTACCGATGTACACTTTGACAAGATGGGTAAGTTATTAGTACTGGTATCGTTGGTGTATGTGTATTTTAACATTAACGAGGTAATTGTTCCGGCCTATAAATTTAAAGGTGGTGATGCCGAACATCTTAAAAGTATGCTTTATGGACACGACGCGCTGTTATATTGGATTGTGCAGGTCGGAGGCTTGATTATCCCGTTTGTATTATTGCTCTTGCCGGCAATGCGAAAGCCCCTCCCGGCAACCATTATCTCGGTGGCAGTACTGGCCGGGGCATGGTTCAAACGATACCTGATAGTGGTTCCGGTTCAGCAGCACCCCTATTTCCCTATCCAGAACGTGCCCGAAAAATTTATGCACTACTCCCCTACCATGCCCGAAATAGCCATTACGGTAGGTTCTTTTGTACTGGTACTCATCATCATGACCCTTTTGTCGAAACTATTTCCCGTGGTACCGATCTGGGAAATGAAAGAAGAAATTGAACAGGAAAGCGGTAGTAAGCTATCAAATAATTAG
- the napA gene encoding nitrate reductase catalytic subunit NapA, whose protein sequence is MELNRRNFIKSSAAVAAATAAGLTIPQSIQAAANEGENQWKWDKGVCRFCGTGCGIMVATRNDRIVAVKGDPLAPVNRGLNCIKGYFNAKIMYGADRLKKPLLRVDEQGNFSKAGKFKPVSWQRAFDEMEKHMKKALKELGPTGIAVFSSGQHTIMEGYAASKFMKAGFRSNNIDPNARHCMASAVVGFMQTFGIDEPSGNYDDIELTDTIVTWGANMAEMHPILWSRATDRKLSAPNRVKVVNLSTYSNRTSDVADTEIIFKPNTDLAIWNYIAHEIVFNHPEAIDWEFVNKYTEFVTGVVDIGYGMRTAEHEKFTDKEKETVRIESSKVLTKDEAKALSYLGYKEGDVMEMKNRNTAGKHWIITFADFKKALAPYTLDFVADVSKGDEEEDIEVYKKKLKELADYYIEKGRSVASFWTMGFNQHTRGSWVNEQAYMVHLLLGKQAQPGNGAFSLTGQPSACGTAREVGTFAHRLPADMVVDNPKHRAIAEKIWKLPEGTLNGKIGSHTMKIHRDLEDGLIKFAWINVCNPYQNTANANHWLKAARKMDNFIVCSDGYPGISAKVSDLILPSAMIFEKWGAYGNAERRTQHWKQQVTPVGDAMPDIWQYAELAKRFQIREVWGAQKIPGLEGGLPDVLQQAQDMGYKLTDTLYDVLYANKEARAFAWPDPVGDGVKNTEAQGDKRGVRDGSGENFKGYGFFLQKYLWEEYREFGAGHAHDLAYFDVYHKVRGLKWPVVDGKETLWRFNSKYDPYAKNAGIGDFAFYGEAMKTLAQGDLVKPNPAKPKKEMKNRAKIFFRPYMEAPEIPDAEYPIWLSTGRVLEHWHSGTMTMRVPELYRAVPEALCYMHPKDAAKKGFIDGDLIWIESRRGKIKAHVQTRGRNRMPRGMVFVPWFDEKVFINKVTLDATCPLSKQTDFKKCAVKLYKA, encoded by the coding sequence ATGGAACTGAACAGAAGAAATTTCATAAAAAGCTCTGCAGCAGTAGCTGCAGCAACTGCGGCCGGCCTCACCATTCCTCAGTCCATTCAGGCAGCAGCCAATGAGGGCGAAAACCAATGGAAATGGGATAAAGGGGTATGCCGGTTCTGCGGCACCGGTTGCGGCATTATGGTAGCCACCAGAAACGATAGGATAGTGGCCGTGAAAGGCGATCCTCTGGCACCCGTAAACCGCGGCTTAAACTGTATTAAAGGCTATTTTAACGCTAAAATAATGTATGGCGCCGACCGCCTTAAAAAGCCATTGTTAAGGGTAGATGAGCAGGGTAATTTTAGTAAGGCAGGTAAGTTTAAGCCCGTCAGTTGGCAGCGTGCCTTCGACGAAATGGAAAAGCACATGAAAAAGGCGCTCAAGGAATTGGGTCCCACCGGAATAGCTGTTTTCAGTTCCGGACAGCATACCATTATGGAAGGCTATGCGGCCAGTAAGTTTATGAAAGCCGGGTTCCGCTCCAATAATATCGACCCCAATGCCCGTCATTGCATGGCATCGGCCGTGGTGGGTTTTATGCAAACCTTTGGTATCGATGAGCCATCGGGCAATTACGACGATATTGAGCTTACCGATACCATTGTTACCTGGGGAGCCAACATGGCAGAGATGCACCCCATACTCTGGTCGCGGGCAACAGACCGGAAGCTGAGTGCCCCCAACAGGGTAAAGGTGGTCAATCTTTCTACCTACAGTAACCGCACATCCGATGTGGCCGATACGGAGATTATCTTCAAGCCAAATACCGACCTGGCCATCTGGAACTACATCGCTCACGAAATCGTTTTTAACCATCCCGAAGCCATCGATTGGGAATTTGTGAACAAATATACCGAGTTTGTTACCGGGGTGGTGGATATAGGCTACGGCATGAGAACAGCTGAGCATGAAAAATTTACCGATAAAGAAAAAGAGACAGTACGCATTGAGTCATCCAAGGTGTTAACAAAAGATGAGGCAAAGGCATTGTCGTATCTGGGTTACAAAGAGGGCGATGTGATGGAGATGAAGAACCGCAACACGGCGGGTAAGCATTGGATTATCACTTTTGCCGACTTTAAAAAAGCCCTGGCACCGTACACCCTCGATTTTGTGGCCGATGTTTCCAAAGGCGATGAGGAGGAAGACATAGAAGTATATAAAAAGAAATTAAAGGAGCTGGCCGACTATTACATCGAGAAAGGCCGTAGCGTTGCGTCCTTCTGGACCATGGGCTTCAACCAGCATACGCGGGGTTCCTGGGTCAACGAGCAGGCTTATATGGTGCATCTACTGCTGGGCAAGCAGGCACAACCGGGCAATGGCGCCTTTAGCCTTACCGGTCAGCCATCCGCCTGCGGAACTGCGCGCGAAGTGGGTACTTTTGCCCATCGCCTGCCGGCCGATATGGTAGTGGACAATCCGAAGCACCGTGCCATTGCAGAGAAGATATGGAAGTTACCCGAAGGCACGCTAAACGGTAAAATAGGCTCCCACACCATGAAAATTCATCGCGATCTGGAGGATGGACTTATCAAGTTTGCCTGGATAAATGTGTGCAACCCCTATCAGAATACAGCCAATGCCAACCACTGGCTTAAGGCCGCCCGAAAAATGGATAACTTTATCGTGTGCAGCGATGGGTATCCCGGCATATCTGCCAAGGTATCGGACTTGATTTTACCCTCGGCCATGATATTTGAAAAATGGGGCGCCTATGGCAATGCCGAACGACGGACCCAACACTGGAAACAGCAGGTAACGCCCGTTGGCGATGCCATGCCTGATATATGGCAATACGCCGAACTGGCCAAACGCTTTCAGATACGCGAAGTGTGGGGCGCACAAAAAATACCCGGACTGGAAGGGGGGCTTCCCGATGTGTTGCAACAAGCGCAGGACATGGGCTATAAACTGACGGATACATTGTACGACGTACTCTATGCCAACAAGGAAGCCAGGGCTTTTGCCTGGCCCGATCCGGTGGGCGACGGTGTAAAGAACACCGAAGCACAAGGTGATAAAAGAGGTGTTCGGGATGGCAGCGGTGAGAACTTTAAAGGGTATGGCTTTTTCTTGCAAAAATACCTGTGGGAAGAGTATCGGGAGTTTGGTGCCGGCCATGCGCACGATCTGGCGTATTTTGATGTTTACCATAAAGTACGGGGCTTAAAATGGCCCGTGGTAGATGGGAAAGAGACCCTATGGCGATTTAATTCTAAATACGATCCCTATGCCAAAAATGCCGGGATTGGCGATTTTGCTTTCTATGGGGAAGCCATGAAAACTTTGGCGCAGGGTGATTTGGTAAAACCCAACCCGGCAAAGCCTAAAAAGGAGATGAAGAACAGGGCAAAGATATTCTTCCGTCCGTATATGGAAGCGCCCGAGATACCCGATGCCGAGTATCCGATATGGTTAAGTACCGGCCGTGTGCTCGAACACTGGCACAGCGGCACCATGACCATGCGCGTGCCCGAATTGTACAGGGCGGTGCCCGAGGCTTTGTGTTATATGCACCCCAAAGATGCAGCTAAAAAAGGCTTTATCGACGGCGACCTCATTTGGATAGAATCGCGAAGAGGAAAGATAAAGGCACACGTGCAAACACGCGGTAGAAACAGGATGCCACGAGGGATGGTATTTGTACCCTGGTTCGACGAAAAGGTGTTTATCAATAAAGTTACATTGGATGCCACCTGCCCTCTCTCAAAGCAGACCGACTTTAAGAAGTGTGCCGTAAAATTATATAAAGCTTGA
- a CDS encoding cation:proton antiporter domain-containing protein, translated as MDLFILKQILIIFALSTLVNFIFTKIKIPTIVGYLLTGILAGPHLLALISAKHEIELLAEIGVILLLFTIGLEFSLTHLLKIRKLVFFGGLLQVSLTVGVFYVASNFYDLSWQSGLFIGFLSALSSSAIVLKLLQERSELTSNYGRTTLGILIFQDILLVPLLLFANLMGGDNVDITREILILSLKTAFIIGFVYVGSKWLLPMLLHMIAKTRNQELFMMSILLICLTIALLTYQLGMSLAFGAFLAGLMISNSQYSHSAFSNIVLFKDTFTSFFFVSIGMLLDLNFVIDNYQLVIISVVLVIVVKSVIAGGTGFIMGHTFRGTIVVGLALSQVGEFSFILAKIGQSNAIISDFYYQLFLAVAVITMALTPFLMRYSLPFANLLMKLPLPKILINGIFPLKEVDIPDIKSHLVIIGTDKSALSLSLMAKLNNLQQVSIVFDPMVAKEKLRGGDLTVYGDAVNEPILLKAHVETADIVIVSIGNLIPTMTIVEKVRRINPNAYIIVKAKNIDNLEQLYQLGADQILPEKLEIAIDLFTRILVKKSYPQREVSRILTHIRHLNLGKFSEKDIINPPTVFYELRNMSISAIKIEPDSEADRKTLLETQLRSKTGVTLVAIKRDTTIIEHPEPDIVFKANDIVYVLGKPEQVNLAYDLFSNPT; from the coding sequence ATGGATTTATTTATACTCAAGCAGATATTAATCATCTTTGCCTTATCCACCCTGGTAAACTTTATATTTACCAAAATAAAAATACCTACTATCGTTGGTTATTTACTAACCGGAATCCTCGCCGGCCCTCATCTGTTAGCATTGATAAGCGCCAAGCACGAAATTGAGCTATTGGCCGAAATTGGAGTTATCTTATTACTTTTCACCATTGGCCTGGAGTTTTCGTTAACCCATTTACTAAAAATAAGAAAACTGGTTTTTTTTGGCGGTTTACTGCAAGTATCGTTGACCGTAGGTGTTTTTTATGTTGCATCCAATTTTTACGATCTAAGCTGGCAATCAGGATTGTTTATCGGTTTTTTATCGGCTTTAAGCAGCTCGGCAATTGTCCTTAAACTATTGCAGGAACGATCGGAACTTACCTCAAACTATGGACGAACAACCTTGGGCATCCTTATCTTCCAAGATATTTTATTAGTTCCGCTTTTACTATTTGCCAATTTAATGGGCGGCGATAATGTAGATATTACCCGCGAGATTTTAATTCTTTCGCTAAAAACTGCTTTTATTATCGGCTTTGTTTATGTTGGCAGCAAATGGCTACTGCCCATGCTGTTGCATATGATTGCAAAAACCAGAAACCAGGAGCTTTTTATGATGAGTATCCTTCTCATCTGCCTTACCATTGCCTTGCTCACCTACCAATTAGGCATGTCGCTGGCATTTGGCGCTTTTTTGGCGGGCTTAATGATATCTAACTCGCAGTACAGTCACAGCGCGTTTTCTAACATTGTATTGTTTAAGGATACTTTTACCAGTTTTTTCTTTGTATCAATAGGTATGCTGCTCGATTTAAACTTTGTAATTGACAACTATCAGCTGGTTATTATTAGCGTAGTGCTGGTTATTGTTGTTAAATCCGTAATTGCAGGCGGAACCGGTTTTATTATGGGCCATACCTTCAGAGGGACGATAGTGGTTGGTTTGGCACTAAGCCAGGTAGGAGAGTTTTCATTTATCCTGGCCAAAATTGGCCAGAGCAATGCTATCATCAGCGATTTCTACTATCAGTTGTTTCTGGCAGTTGCGGTAATAACAATGGCATTAACCCCTTTTTTGATGCGTTATTCGCTACCTTTTGCTAATCTTTTAATGAAACTGCCACTCCCTAAAATTCTTATCAACGGTATTTTTCCCTTAAAAGAAGTGGATATCCCGGACATAAAAAGTCACCTTGTAATTATTGGAACCGATAAAAGTGCCCTGTCACTCTCGTTAATGGCCAAACTAAATAATCTGCAGCAAGTTTCTATTGTTTTTGACCCCATGGTGGCCAAGGAAAAATTGCGGGGCGGCGACCTTACCGTATATGGTGATGCCGTAAATGAACCGATATTGTTAAAAGCCCACGTGGAAACAGCCGACATTGTGATTGTTTCCATAGGCAACCTCATACCCACTATGACCATCGTAGAGAAGGTAAGGCGGATAAATCCAAATGCTTATATCATTGTTAAGGCCAAAAATATCGATAACCTGGAACAACTGTACCAATTGGGTGCAGATCAAATTTTACCCGAAAAACTGGAAATTGCCATTGATTTGTTTACCAGAATATTGGTTAAAAAATCATATCCTCAAAGAGAAGTAAGTCGCATACTAACCCATATCCGACATTTAAATTTGGGCAAATTTTCGGAGAAAGACATCATTAATCCGCCTACGGTGTTTTATGAGCTGCGCAACATGAGTATTTCGGCCATAAAAATAGAACCCGATTCGGAAGCAGACAGAAAAACCCTGCTCGAAACCCAATTGCGAAGCAAAACAGGCGTTACCCTGGTAGCCATAAAAAGAGACACCACCATCATTGAACATCCTGAACCTGATATTGTATTCAAAGCCAACGATATTGTGTATGTACTAGGTAAACCAGAGCAGGTAAACTTAGCTTATGATTTATTTAGCAATCCAACCTAG
- a CDS encoding 4Fe-4S dicluster domain-containing protein, which produces MSAENKPKNSRRYFLQKLGVVSAGAVSSAGMLTGCSSNDTSGTGEKVKLLDANNQLVEVDKSQLKTATKDTDQSYLLSRGRIGMPNRKFVMVIDLGKCKNARKCMTACQAAHQLKPEQHHINVLQMDDPVNGSTYFMPKLCQHCDNPPCVTVCPVDATFKRSDGIVLIDNERCIGCRFCIAACPYSARTFNWTEPRDAEEYKDVEYDMEKNVPQKKGTVTKCAFSADRVREGKLPYCVSACPNGVYYFGDSVEDLVTNGTTHETVRLSALLKDNAAYTLMPELGTMPRVYYLPPSVSKT; this is translated from the coding sequence ATGAGTGCTGAAAATAAACCAAAGAACTCCAGAAGATACTTTCTCCAGAAACTGGGCGTTGTGAGTGCAGGTGCCGTTTCATCAGCGGGCATGCTGACCGGATGCTCATCAAACGATACGAGCGGAACAGGGGAAAAAGTTAAATTGTTGGATGCCAACAACCAGCTGGTAGAGGTGGACAAGAGCCAGTTGAAGACTGCCACCAAGGATACCGATCAATCCTACTTGCTGAGCAGAGGACGTATAGGTATGCCCAACCGAAAATTTGTGATGGTTATTGATTTGGGTAAATGTAAAAATGCCCGCAAGTGCATGACCGCCTGCCAGGCTGCGCACCAGCTAAAGCCCGAGCAACACCACATCAACGTGTTACAGATGGACGATCCGGTTAACGGTTCTACTTATTTTATGCCCAAGCTCTGCCAGCATTGTGATAATCCACCCTGCGTGACGGTATGCCCCGTTGACGCCACTTTTAAGCGTTCCGATGGTATTGTGCTCATCGATAACGAGCGCTGTATCGGCTGCCGTTTCTGCATCGCCGCCTGTCCGTATTCGGCACGTACCTTTAACTGGACAGAGCCCAGGGATGCAGAAGAATATAAGGATGTGGAATATGACATGGAAAAGAATGTGCCCCAGAAGAAGGGTACCGTTACCAAGTGTGCTTTTAGTGCCGACCGGGTGCGCGAGGGTAAGTTACCCTATTGTGTTTCGGCCTGTCCCAACGGGGTGTATTATTTTGGCGATTCGGTTGAGGATTTAGTAACCAATGGCACTACCCATGAAACGGTTCGCCTAAGTGCCTTGCTCAAAGACAATGCTGCTTATACCTTGATGCCGGAATTGGGAACCATGCCACGGGTCTATTATCTACCGCCATCAGTCAGCAAAACGTAA
- a CDS encoding c-type cytochrome → MKKSKNIIIITLATILLPCMVVKAQEAWVVPDAAKEEVSIFTFDEEFARAGEVIYNNACTSCHGDPTQGNFTPMAPPPGDVASEIFQNQPDGALFHKIAIGRGSMPGFGDALSTEEIWSLVAYIRSFNEDYKQPVPDLEGIEIPVLTLKLSFDDNVDKLVVKVFNDEGEGVPGASVSAFVKGLFGNMLLGKVQTNQLGISYFDVDYKLPGDSEGNIEMLVKASKGYGSIKKVQKLNITEPNVAESLIAGRNLWSTAKKTPIWLIAIFTISLISIWGAIAYVVLGLRKIKKLK, encoded by the coding sequence ATGAAAAAAAGTAAAAACATCATCATCATCACCCTGGCAACGATTCTGTTGCCTTGTATGGTTGTAAAGGCGCAGGAAGCCTGGGTAGTTCCCGATGCTGCCAAAGAGGAGGTGAGCATCTTTACTTTCGACGAGGAGTTTGCCCGGGCGGGCGAGGTGATTTACAATAATGCCTGTACCTCGTGCCATGGCGATCCCACGCAAGGTAATTTTACGCCCATGGCACCCCCACCCGGAGATGTGGCAAGCGAAATATTTCAGAATCAACCCGACGGAGCATTGTTTCATAAAATAGCGATAGGCCGAGGATCCATGCCGGGCTTTGGAGATGCCCTTTCTACCGAAGAGATATGGAGCCTAGTGGCTTATATCAGAAGTTTTAACGAAGATTACAAACAACCCGTACCCGACCTCGAAGGAATTGAGATACCCGTGTTGACCCTTAAACTGAGTTTTGACGATAATGTGGATAAGCTGGTGGTGAAAGTATTTAACGATGAGGGGGAGGGCGTCCCCGGCGCTTCCGTATCGGCTTTTGTAAAAGGATTATTCGGTAATATGCTACTAGGGAAGGTACAAACCAACCAACTGGGCATATCGTACTTTGATGTGGACTACAAACTGCCCGGCGATAGCGAAGGGAACATCGAAATGCTCGTAAAAGCATCTAAAGGTTATGGCTCAATTAAGAAAGTGCAGAAGCTAAATATTACGGAACCTAACGTGGCCGAAAGTCTTATTGCAGGGCGCAACCTGTGGAGCACGGCCAAAAAAACACCGATATGGCTGATTGCCATCTTCACCATAAGTCTCATCAGTATCTGGGGTGCCATAGCCTATGTAGTGCTCGGTTTAAGGAAAATTAAGAAATTAAAATGA